The following coding sequences are from one Thermoplasmata archaeon window:
- a CDS encoding aconitate hydratase produces MGKSLTQKIIEEHLKVGKWAPGEEIGIRIDQTLTQDATGTMTYLQFEAMGLERVKTDLSVSYVDHNTIQVGFENADDHRYLQTVAAKYGIYYSRAGNGICHQVHLERFGKPGTTLLGADSHTPTGGGLGQLAIGAGGLDVALAMAGEPFYLTCPNVVRINLKGKLKPWVSAKDVILKVLEIFTTKGNVGTVFEYCGPGVETLTVPERATITNMGAECGVTTSIFPSDERTREFLRAQGRVKDWKPLAPDTDAEYSRTVDIDLSELVPLAATPHSPGNITTVKSLEGLEVNQVCLGSCTNSSYRDLMTVARILKGKKVHPNVSFVIAPGSRQVLQMITKDSGLQTLLAAGARLAENACGFCIGNSQSPQSAGVSLRTSNRNFEGRSGTKDAKVYLVSPETAAAAVITGKVTDPRELGIRYPVVKMPQRFIIDDSMILPPSAEPEKVKIFRGPNIGEPPKSERLPEDIRAAVTIKVGDKITTDHIIPAGARMKYRSNVPEYSKYLFEVVDPKFYERAKANRERGLYNIIVGGVSYGQGSSREHAAMCPMFMGVKAVIAKSFERIHSANLVNFGILPLTFVNESDYDKVAQGDELELLGVREKLKAGKPLLVSDKTKGFDFEVSYELSERQKAIVLAGGTLSFIKSK; encoded by the coding sequence ATGGGCAAGAGCCTGACGCAGAAAATCATAGAGGAGCATTTAAAAGTTGGGAAGTGGGCGCCGGGAGAGGAAATCGGAATCAGGATTGACCAGACTCTCACGCAGGACGCCACGGGCACTATGACGTATCTGCAGTTCGAGGCAATGGGTCTGGAAAGAGTCAAAACAGACCTCTCGGTGAGTTATGTGGACCACAACACAATACAGGTTGGCTTTGAAAACGCTGATGACCATCGCTATCTCCAAACGGTGGCCGCGAAGTATGGAATCTATTACTCCCGCGCCGGGAACGGCATATGCCACCAGGTCCACCTCGAGCGCTTCGGGAAGCCGGGGACCACCCTCCTCGGTGCCGATAGCCACACGCCGACCGGGGGCGGCTTGGGCCAACTCGCAATAGGAGCCGGCGGTCTGGATGTTGCACTAGCAATGGCGGGCGAGCCGTTCTACTTGACATGCCCCAATGTGGTGAGAATAAATCTGAAAGGGAAGCTGAAGCCCTGGGTGAGCGCAAAGGATGTGATACTGAAGGTGCTCGAAATATTCACAACAAAAGGCAACGTGGGAACGGTCTTTGAGTACTGCGGACCGGGTGTCGAAACCCTGACGGTCCCGGAGAGAGCTACTATTACAAACATGGGGGCGGAGTGCGGCGTTACAACCTCGATCTTTCCTAGTGATGAGAGAACGAGGGAGTTCCTAAGAGCTCAAGGTAGGGTGAAGGACTGGAAGCCACTTGCCCCAGACACGGACGCGGAGTACTCCAGGACAGTTGACATAGACCTCTCGGAGCTTGTGCCCCTTGCGGCCACTCCCCATAGCCCTGGGAACATAACGACCGTGAAATCGTTAGAGGGGCTTGAGGTCAACCAGGTGTGCCTCGGCTCCTGCACCAACTCATCATACAGGGATCTGATGACGGTTGCGAGAATTCTGAAAGGGAAGAAGGTCCACCCCAACGTGAGCTTTGTCATCGCCCCGGGCTCGAGGCAGGTCCTACAGATGATAACCAAGGACAGCGGCCTCCAGACCCTACTCGCAGCTGGAGCGCGACTCGCCGAGAACGCCTGCGGGTTCTGCATAGGCAATAGTCAGTCCCCGCAGTCCGCTGGCGTCTCCCTGAGAACGAGCAACCGCAACTTCGAGGGGAGGTCCGGGACAAAGGACGCAAAGGTCTACCTAGTGAGCCCCGAGACCGCGGCGGCCGCAGTGATCACTGGTAAGGTCACAGACCCAAGAGAGCTAGGAATTCGCTACCCAGTGGTTAAAATGCCCCAGAGGTTCATTATCGACGACTCAATGATTCTCCCGCCCTCAGCGGAGCCTGAGAAGGTAAAGATATTCAGGGGCCCGAACATAGGAGAGCCGCCAAAGAGCGAGAGGCTCCCAGAGGACATAAGGGCGGCGGTGACCATCAAGGTCGGGGACAAGATAACCACCGACCACATCATCCCCGCCGGCGCGAGGATGAAGTACAGGTCAAATGTGCCTGAATATTCGAAGTACCTCTTCGAGGTGGTGGACCCGAAGTTCTACGAAAGGGCGAAGGCGAACAGGGAGAGGGGGCTCTACAACATCATCGTTGGCGGGGTGAGCTACGGCCAAGGCTCATCTAGGGAGCATGCCGCGATGTGCCCGATGTTCATGGGGGTCAAGGCAGTCATCGCCAAGTCCTTCGAGCGAATTCACAGTGCCAATCTCGTCAATTTCGGCATTCTGCCCCTCACATTTGTCAATGAATCAGATTACGATAAAGTGGCACAGGGCGACGAGCTCGAGCTACTTGGTGTCCGGGAGAAGCTAAAGGCAGGGAAGCCCCTGCTCGTGAGTGACAAGACAAAGGGCTTCGATTTCGAGGTCAGCTACGAGCTGAGCGAGAGGCAGAAGGCGATTGTTCTGGCGGGAGGGACCCTTTCGTTCATCAAGAGCAAGTAG
- a CDS encoding 2-oxoacid:acceptor oxidoreductase family protein: protein MRKEIRISGFGGQGIILAGVILGKAACVYSNYNAVQSQSYGPEARGGAARAEVIISDEKIGYPRPTSLDLFVAMAQEAFNTYKKDIRNDTVVIVEPDLVPEHDIGRGVYKIPAQRIAMSLGNKIVTNIAMVGGITGVYKLLEPDAVRKAVLDSVPKRFAELNLQAFEKGLEAGLNARAE, encoded by the coding sequence ATGAGGAAAGAGATACGCATCAGCGGCTTCGGGGGACAGGGAATAATCCTGGCCGGGGTGATTCTGGGGAAGGCCGCCTGCGTCTATTCCAACTATAACGCCGTCCAGAGCCAGTCCTACGGCCCGGAGGCTAGAGGTGGGGCCGCAAGGGCGGAGGTCATTATTTCCGACGAGAAGATAGGATATCCGAGACCCACGAGTTTGGACCTCTTTGTCGCAATGGCCCAGGAGGCCTTCAACACCTATAAGAAAGACATAAGGAACGACACTGTGGTCATCGTTGAGCCGGACCTAGTTCCAGAGCATGACATAGGGAGGGGCGTATACAAGATACCAGCACAGAGAATAGCCATGAGCCTAGGCAACAAGATAGTGACAAATATCGCCATGGTCGGCGGGATTACTGGGGTATATAAATTGCTAGAACCAGACGCCGTAAGGAAAGCTGTACTAGACAGCGTTCCAAAACGGTTTGCTGAGCTGAATTTACAGGCTTTCGAGAAAGGGCTGGAGGCAGGACTGAATGCCAGGGCCGAGTGA
- a CDS encoding NADP-dependent isocitrate dehydrogenase, whose product MVNKIEVKNPIVEIDGDEMTRVMWKMVKERLLLPYLSMKLEYYDLGLKKRDETDDRITLEAAEAIKKHTVGVKCATITPDKNRVKEYNLKREYKSPNATIRAALDGTIFRGPILVKNILPAVRKWKKPIIIGRHAYGDVYKNAEIRVPGPGKGELVFTPKKGGEPIRMTIHDFDGPGILQGIHNTDASIQSFARASFLYALDQKVDLWFSVKDTISKTYDARFRQIFQEEYEKNWKQKFEAAGITYFFTLIDDAVARIMRSEGGLLWSVKNYDGDVMSDMLGSAYGSLAMMTSVLVSPHGYFEYEAAHGTVQKHYYKYLKGEKTSSNPMALIFAWTGCLKKRGELDGTPEVVEFAKKLEEASIETVESGIMTGDLIKVAEPSPHNKQVYTEEFIEAIGQRLDRKLGV is encoded by the coding sequence ATGGTGAATAAAATCGAGGTAAAAAACCCAATAGTCGAGATAGACGGTGACGAGATGACCAGAGTCATGTGGAAGATGGTGAAGGAAAGGCTCCTCTTGCCCTACCTCTCCATGAAGCTGGAGTACTACGACCTCGGGCTGAAGAAGAGGGACGAGACTGACGACAGAATAACTCTTGAAGCCGCGGAGGCTATAAAAAAGCACACTGTGGGCGTCAAGTGCGCCACAATCACCCCGGACAAGAACAGGGTCAAGGAGTACAACCTGAAGCGGGAGTACAAAAGCCCCAATGCCACCATTAGGGCAGCCCTCGACGGGACGATATTCAGGGGACCAATACTTGTCAAGAATATACTGCCGGCGGTCAGGAAGTGGAAGAAGCCGATAATAATCGGCAGGCACGCGTACGGCGATGTGTACAAAAATGCAGAGATAAGGGTCCCTGGGCCTGGGAAGGGGGAGCTGGTCTTCACTCCCAAGAAGGGAGGGGAGCCGATAAGGATGACCATTCATGACTTCGATGGCCCTGGAATACTCCAGGGCATCCACAACACCGACGCCTCAATTCAGAGCTTTGCCAGGGCGAGCTTCCTCTACGCTCTCGACCAGAAGGTTGACCTCTGGTTCTCGGTCAAGGACACAATCTCAAAGACCTACGATGCGCGCTTCAGGCAAATATTCCAGGAGGAATATGAGAAGAATTGGAAGCAGAAGTTCGAGGCTGCGGGTATAACCTACTTCTTCACACTCATAGACGACGCCGTAGCTAGGATAATGAGGTCCGAAGGGGGACTGCTCTGGAGCGTGAAGAACTACGATGGCGATGTGATGTCGGACATGCTGGGCTCGGCCTACGGAAGCCTAGCCATGATGACCTCCGTGCTCGTCTCGCCGCACGGGTATTTCGAGTACGAGGCAGCGCATGGAACGGTTCAGAAGCACTACTACAAGTATCTGAAGGGCGAGAAGACCTCCTCCAACCCGATGGCGCTGATATTCGCCTGGACCGGGTGCCTGAAGAAGAGGGGCGAGCTCGACGGTACCCCAGAGGTTGTGGAGTTTGCGAAGAAGCTTGAGGAAGCATCCATCGAAACAGTGGAGAGTGGCATTATGACAGGGGATCTGATAAAGGTGGCCGAGCCAAGCCCCCACAACAAGCAGGTCTACACGGAGGAATTCATAGAGGCGATAGGCCAGAGGCTGGACCGGAAGCTGGGGGTGTGA
- a CDS encoding citrate/2-methylcitrate synthase, protein MVEAEAQQVSGVKAKTRPDYVLFDRDTQAFIYNMQVNAAQRMLDFDYVARRPTPSVAALIDPTGSDGYQRFFFGTQQIMIPIYKSLKRAAEKHPNVDVVINFASFRSAAPSTEEALNIPQIRTVVIIAEGVPERKMKHLIALAKRLNKVIIGPATVGGVVAGAFKIGNTGGMLDNIIESKLHRPGSVGFVSKSGGLSNECYNIIARNTDGLYEGMAIGGDRYPGTTLLDHLLRYEKNPEIKMLAALGEVGGVDEYDIVEALKDGRITKPLVIWCIGTCAKAFKTEVQFGHAGAKADSLRDTADAKNAALKAAGAIVPNSFDDYGDKIREVYENLVKKGVIVPRPEPPVPKIPVDYAVALKTGMIRRPANFICTISDDRGEELLYGNMKISEVIEKDIGIGGVLSILWFKRLFPKYATKFIEMVLMITADHGPAVSGAHNTIVAARAGKDLISSLVSGMLTIGPRFGGAVDGAAQMFSSAFDRGLTPKQFVDEMKAKGVNIQGIGHLVKSIHNPDVRVTLIKGYAKKHFKATPILDYALEVEKITTAKRDNLILNVDGCIGVCFADLLRNEMGKEEADEYINMGALNGLFVLGRSIGLMAHYLDQKRLKQGLYRHPWEDILYLKE, encoded by the coding sequence ATGGTCGAGGCAGAGGCGCAGCAGGTGAGCGGGGTGAAGGCCAAGACAAGGCCAGATTATGTCCTCTTCGACAGGGACACCCAGGCCTTTATCTATAACATGCAGGTGAACGCGGCCCAGAGGATGCTGGACTTTGACTATGTGGCCCGCAGGCCCACGCCCTCCGTGGCGGCGCTCATAGACCCCACAGGCTCCGATGGCTACCAAAGATTCTTCTTCGGAACACAGCAGATAATGATTCCGATCTACAAGTCGCTGAAAAGGGCGGCAGAGAAGCATCCGAACGTGGATGTGGTGATAAACTTTGCGTCCTTCAGGTCCGCCGCTCCTTCGACGGAGGAGGCCCTGAACATCCCGCAGATAAGAACGGTGGTAATAATTGCGGAGGGCGTCCCTGAAAGGAAGATGAAGCACCTAATAGCACTTGCAAAGAGACTCAACAAGGTGATTATCGGACCTGCAACGGTCGGTGGCGTGGTGGCCGGTGCTTTCAAGATAGGCAACACTGGTGGAATGCTGGACAATATCATCGAATCAAAGCTCCACCGGCCGGGCTCCGTGGGGTTCGTTTCGAAGTCAGGTGGACTGAGCAACGAGTGCTACAACATCATCGCCCGCAACACCGACGGCCTCTACGAAGGAATGGCGATAGGTGGGGACCGCTACCCCGGGACCACACTTCTCGACCACCTACTCAGGTACGAGAAGAACCCCGAGATCAAGATGCTAGCGGCGCTCGGAGAGGTCGGCGGAGTGGACGAATATGACATCGTCGAGGCTCTGAAGGACGGAAGGATAACCAAGCCGCTCGTCATATGGTGCATCGGCACCTGCGCCAAGGCCTTCAAGACCGAGGTCCAGTTCGGGCACGCGGGGGCCAAGGCGGACTCGCTCCGGGATACCGCGGACGCCAAGAACGCAGCGCTAAAGGCGGCTGGGGCGATCGTGCCCAACTCGTTCGACGACTACGGCGATAAAATCAGGGAGGTCTACGAGAATCTCGTGAAAAAAGGAGTCATAGTCCCAAGGCCCGAGCCGCCCGTCCCGAAGATACCCGTGGACTATGCCGTGGCCCTGAAGACTGGAATGATTCGCAGACCGGCCAACTTCATCTGTACGATATCGGACGACCGTGGAGAAGAACTTCTCTACGGCAACATGAAGATATCTGAGGTCATAGAGAAGGACATCGGCATCGGTGGGGTGCTGAGCATCCTTTGGTTCAAGCGCCTCTTCCCTAAATATGCCACGAAGTTCATAGAGATGGTCTTGATGATAACAGCGGACCACGGGCCTGCGGTCTCTGGCGCCCATAACACTATAGTGGCGGCCAGGGCGGGCAAAGACCTCATATCTTCTCTAGTCTCGGGGATGCTGACCATCGGCCCCAGGTTCGGAGGGGCAGTGGACGGCGCGGCCCAGATGTTCTCTAGCGCCTTCGACAGAGGCCTCACGCCAAAGCAGTTCGTGGATGAAATGAAGGCCAAAGGCGTGAATATACAGGGTATAGGCCACCTTGTGAAATCCATACACAACCCAGATGTGAGGGTCACGCTCATCAAGGGCTACGCAAAGAAGCACTTCAAGGCCACGCCGATTCTGGACTACGCCCTCGAGGTGGAGAAGATAACCACGGCCAAAAGGGACAACCTTATCCTGAACGTGGACGGCTGCATAGGCGTGTGCTTCGCAGACCTGCTTAGGAACGAGATGGGCAAGGAGGAGGCGGATGAATACATCAATATGGGCGCGCTGAACGGCCTTTTCGTGCTCGGGCGCAGCATCGGCCTCATGGCGCACTACCTCGACCAGAAGAGGCTCAAGCAGGGCCTGTATAGGCATCCGTGGGAAGACATCCTCTATCTTAAGGAGTAA
- a CDS encoding hydrogenase iron-sulfur subunit gives MPGPSEIIWRYYEDVPFEEDYCVELPERLKHLDATPRFETTPRIVSEMSFRRKKKILEGDVLVVGAGITGMQAAIDIADKGFRVIVIDKSSTIGGNMVKLDKTFPTNDCSICTCAPKMVEVARHPNITLITYAELAKLDGAVGNFTAHIFRKSKYVDPSRCTGCGDCAAVCPVEVINPFDEKLSKRKAIYIEFPQAVPIVYTIDYEHCTGCGSCERVCEPKAISFLEKSEDIEVNIGSVVVATGFELFEPLEMRREYGYGKYPNVISAMQYERLLSSFGPTEGKILRPSDGAKPKSIAWIQCVGSRSKQLGFPYCSRVCCMYATKEASITKEADPSTDVTIFYMDMRAFGKDFQQYYENAKKLGVNFIRARPSSVYQNPDKSLTVRYLDTHTRELREKTVDLLVLSTAIVPSKDNRKLARILEIEVDESGFFRSADILSNPTQSTREGVFLAGCNQGPKDIPDSVSMGSGAAARAIVPIVRRKRAARPELPPERDVVGEPPRIGVFICHCGKNIAGYLDVAAVTEYAKTLPNVVFADHDMFVCSQDVQKKIKEKINEMALNRIVVAACSPRTHGPLFQETLVQAGLNKYLFEMANIRNHCSWVHSHEPDKATEKAKDLVRIAVTKAAMLEPLQERSVPVTPRILVIGGGLSGMRAALALAEMGIESIILEKNKELGGNLNDLHSLFPMDIKASDIIEPLKVRVGKERLITVLTESELLDVEGFIGNFKARVRTPMGEKVLEFGTAIIATGFKEIDLEGRYSYGKSPKIITQLQLERMLKEENVPKVKSVVVINCAGSMDELRPYCCRIGCGVAIKNAKLLSQHNPGAEITLLYRDIRVFGKEEEEYYADVIEKYGVKIIRYLPEMGPEVEVDARGNVKVKVVDAVYGDEYILPADLVVLTAETEGNVATEQIKQFFKVPAGLGNFFTEAHAKIRPLDFSSDGVYICGSAHYPKNLADTIAQAEGAASRAAIPIMQGEIRLSGNVSYVDATKCDGCAYCVDPCPFKGITLKEITRDGQTKKIVEVNEAICKGCGVCMATCPKQGVYVKGFAYNQIMAQAKAAIERCVEPPPEVFEPRIVAFCCNWCSYAGADLAGVSRLQYPPNVRIIRVMCSGMIHPNFVIETLTSGADGVIICGCHPGDCHYLDGNKKAAQRAEAIKLMLQDLGLEEGRFRLEWISASEGQRFAEVMREMVQEVKELGPNPYRK, from the coding sequence ATGCCAGGGCCGAGTGAGATAATCTGGCGCTACTACGAGGACGTTCCCTTTGAGGAGGACTACTGCGTCGAGCTGCCCGAGAGGCTGAAACACCTCGACGCCACGCCGAGGTTTGAGACCACTCCTAGAATTGTTTCGGAGATGTCTTTCCGGAGAAAGAAGAAAATCCTCGAGGGCGATGTGCTTGTTGTGGGCGCCGGAATCACGGGAATGCAGGCGGCCATAGACATCGCCGACAAGGGCTTCAGGGTAATCGTGATAGACAAGTCCTCGACCATTGGGGGCAACATGGTCAAACTCGACAAGACCTTCCCGACGAACGACTGCTCGATATGCACCTGCGCCCCAAAGATGGTAGAGGTCGCGAGGCATCCTAATATCACACTCATAACCTATGCTGAGCTTGCTAAGCTAGACGGGGCGGTGGGCAACTTCACGGCTCACATTTTCAGGAAGAGCAAATACGTCGACCCGTCGAGGTGCACAGGCTGCGGAGACTGCGCGGCCGTCTGTCCTGTGGAGGTTATCAATCCCTTCGATGAGAAACTCTCGAAGAGGAAGGCCATATACATCGAGTTCCCGCAGGCTGTGCCAATCGTCTACACAATAGATTACGAGCATTGCACGGGATGCGGCTCCTGCGAGAGGGTATGCGAGCCCAAGGCGATATCCTTCCTCGAGAAGTCGGAGGATATCGAGGTCAATATCGGAAGCGTAGTCGTCGCCACAGGCTTCGAGCTCTTCGAGCCGCTCGAGATGAGGAGGGAGTACGGCTACGGAAAGTACCCGAACGTCATCTCGGCCATGCAATACGAGAGGCTGCTATCCTCCTTCGGACCAACCGAAGGCAAGATTCTAAGGCCCTCCGATGGCGCAAAACCGAAGTCGATAGCTTGGATACAGTGTGTCGGTTCCCGGAGCAAGCAGCTGGGGTTCCCCTACTGCTCCCGCGTCTGCTGCATGTACGCAACCAAAGAAGCCTCAATAACGAAGGAAGCCGACCCCTCCACGGACGTCACGATATTCTACATGGACATGAGGGCCTTCGGAAAGGACTTCCAGCAATACTACGAGAATGCGAAAAAGCTCGGGGTGAACTTCATCAGGGCCCGGCCCTCCTCTGTCTACCAGAACCCTGACAAGAGCTTAACTGTTCGCTATCTTGACACACATACAAGAGAGCTCAGGGAGAAAACGGTTGACCTGCTGGTTCTCTCCACGGCCATCGTTCCTTCCAAGGACAACCGAAAGCTGGCTAGGATATTGGAAATCGAGGTGGACGAGAGCGGGTTCTTCAGGTCAGCCGATATTCTTTCCAACCCTACCCAGTCCACAAGAGAGGGAGTATTCTTGGCTGGCTGCAACCAGGGTCCCAAGGACATTCCAGATAGCGTCTCGATGGGCAGCGGGGCCGCCGCCAGAGCGATAGTTCCGATTGTGAGAAGAAAGAGGGCCGCCCGGCCTGAGTTGCCCCCTGAAAGGGACGTGGTCGGGGAGCCGCCCCGCATAGGAGTTTTCATATGCCACTGCGGTAAAAACATCGCTGGCTACCTCGATGTGGCTGCTGTAACGGAATATGCAAAGACTCTTCCAAATGTTGTCTTCGCGGACCACGACATGTTCGTTTGCTCCCAAGACGTCCAGAAGAAAATAAAGGAGAAGATAAATGAAATGGCTCTGAATCGAATCGTTGTGGCGGCCTGCTCCCCCCGTACCCATGGCCCTCTTTTTCAGGAGACGCTGGTCCAGGCGGGCTTGAACAAGTACCTGTTCGAGATGGCAAACATCCGCAACCACTGTTCCTGGGTCCACTCCCACGAGCCAGATAAAGCGACGGAGAAGGCGAAGGACCTGGTCAGGATTGCGGTGACCAAGGCGGCAATGCTCGAGCCGCTCCAAGAGAGGAGCGTGCCTGTCACCCCCAGAATTCTCGTTATCGGTGGCGGCCTTTCTGGCATGAGAGCTGCGCTGGCGCTCGCGGAGATGGGTATAGAGTCGATTATTCTCGAGAAAAACAAAGAGCTCGGCGGGAACCTGAACGACCTCCACTCGCTCTTCCCAATGGACATCAAAGCTTCTGATATAATAGAACCGCTGAAGGTGAGGGTGGGAAAGGAGAGGCTGATCACCGTTCTGACTGAGTCGGAGTTACTGGACGTTGAGGGCTTCATTGGAAACTTCAAAGCCCGGGTAAGAACGCCGATGGGAGAGAAGGTGCTCGAGTTCGGAACGGCCATTATCGCTACTGGGTTTAAAGAGATAGATCTGGAAGGGAGGTATTCATACGGGAAGAGCCCAAAGATAATCACCCAGCTCCAGCTCGAACGAATGCTCAAAGAGGAGAACGTGCCGAAAGTGAAGAGCGTGGTGGTGATAAACTGTGCAGGCTCCATGGACGAGCTGAGACCCTACTGCTGCCGCATCGGCTGTGGAGTGGCGATAAAGAATGCAAAGCTGCTGAGTCAGCACAATCCGGGTGCTGAGATAACTCTTCTCTACAGAGACATCAGAGTCTTCGGGAAGGAAGAGGAAGAGTACTACGCTGATGTCATAGAGAAGTATGGGGTTAAAATTATCCGCTACCTACCCGAGATGGGACCGGAAGTCGAGGTTGACGCAAGAGGAAATGTGAAGGTGAAAGTGGTTGACGCGGTCTACGGCGACGAATATATCCTACCGGCGGACCTTGTGGTTCTGACGGCCGAGACCGAGGGCAACGTCGCCACGGAGCAGATCAAGCAGTTCTTCAAGGTCCCCGCGGGGCTGGGCAACTTCTTCACCGAGGCCCATGCCAAAATCAGGCCCCTGGACTTCTCCTCGGATGGGGTCTACATATGCGGCAGCGCCCACTACCCCAAGAACCTCGCGGACACGATTGCCCAGGCCGAAGGCGCAGCCTCCAGAGCCGCCATTCCCATAATGCAAGGGGAGATAAGGCTCTCTGGAAATGTTTCATATGTTGATGCCACCAAGTGCGACGGCTGCGCCTACTGTGTGGACCCCTGCCCATTCAAAGGAATAACGCTGAAGGAGATAACGAGGGACGGCCAGACCAAGAAGATAGTGGAAGTCAATGAGGCGATATGCAAAGGCTGTGGGGTGTGTATGGCGACCTGTCCCAAGCAGGGGGTGTATGTGAAAGGATTCGCCTATAATCAGATAATGGCTCAGGCCAAAGCTGCTATAGAGAGGTGCGTGGAGCCGCCCCCGGAGGTCTTCGAGCCCCGCATAGTGGCGTTCTGTTGCAATTGGTGCTCGTACGCCGGCGCCGACTTGGCCGGTGTGTCCAGGCTCCAGTACCCCCCAAATGTTCGCATCATCAGGGTTATGTGTTCCGGAATGATTCACCCCAACTTCGTCATCGAGACCCTGACCTCCGGTGCGGACGGGGTCATCATCTGCGGTTGTCACCCGGGCGACTGCCACTATCTGGACGGGAATAAAAAGGCGGCCCAGAGAGCCGAGGCAATCAAACTGATGCTTCAGGACCTGGGCCTCGAGGAAGGGCGCTTCAGGCTGGAATGGATATCTGCCTCGGAGGGCCAGCGGTTTGCCGAGGTCATGCGGGAGATGGTGCAGGAGGTAAAGGAGCTAGGACCTAACCCCTACCGGAAGTAG
- a CDS encoding ATP citrate lyase citrate-binding domain-containing protein, protein MAQKAIREADGKKMMARLLKDYTGGKYALEDKYIKIGPETDLENVPVENPWVKTEKLVVKPDQLIKRRGKSKLLLLNATWEEAKNWIKERMGKEITVSNVTGVLDHFIVEPFIPHKEEDEYYVAIVSVRDGDTIMFYHQGGINVGDVDAKAEKWMAPIDTFPTAEEIEKRLLGKVPKERRALLAGFIEGLFKFYADLNFAYLEINPIVVVGDKIYPLDLAAKLDDTAEFESGEKWGPIEFPSPFGRTLSKEEAYIEELDSKTGASLKLTVLNPKGRIWTMVAGGGASVIYSDTITDLGYMHEMANYGEYSGDPNEEFTYLYARTILDLMTREPNPKGKYLLIGGGIANFTDVANTFKGIIRALKEYKQKLIENKVKIYVRRGGPNYQEGLRMMRELGNELGVPIEVYGPETHMTKIVSMALKEGS, encoded by the coding sequence ATGGCTCAGAAGGCGATAAGGGAAGCGGACGGAAAAAAGATGATGGCCAGGCTACTGAAGGACTACACCGGCGGCAAGTATGCCCTCGAGGACAAATACATCAAAATCGGACCCGAGACCGACCTTGAAAATGTGCCGGTGGAGAACCCTTGGGTCAAGACCGAGAAGCTGGTGGTCAAGCCCGACCAGCTCATCAAGAGGAGGGGAAAGAGCAAGCTCCTTCTCCTAAACGCGACTTGGGAGGAAGCTAAAAATTGGATAAAGGAGAGGATGGGGAAGGAGATAACCGTGAGCAATGTAACTGGGGTTCTGGACCACTTCATCGTCGAACCCTTCATTCCCCACAAAGAGGAGGACGAGTACTACGTTGCCATCGTCTCCGTGAGGGATGGCGACACCATCATGTTTTACCACCAGGGTGGAATCAACGTAGGCGATGTGGACGCCAAGGCCGAGAAATGGATGGCGCCGATAGACACCTTCCCGACCGCAGAGGAGATAGAAAAGAGACTTCTGGGCAAAGTCCCGAAGGAGAGAAGGGCCCTCCTAGCCGGCTTTATCGAGGGTCTCTTCAAGTTCTACGCAGACCTGAACTTCGCCTATCTCGAAATCAACCCGATAGTGGTCGTGGGGGACAAAATCTATCCCCTTGACCTAGCCGCGAAGCTGGACGACACTGCGGAGTTCGAGAGCGGGGAGAAATGGGGCCCAATCGAGTTCCCCTCGCCCTTCGGCAGAACTCTTTCGAAGGAGGAGGCCTACATTGAGGAGCTGGACTCTAAAACAGGAGCCTCGCTGAAGTTGACGGTTCTCAATCCCAAGGGCAGAATCTGGACGATGGTTGCGGGCGGAGGAGCGTCGGTAATTTACTCGGACACGATTACAGATCTGGGCTATATGCATGAGATGGCAAACTACGGGGAGTACTCCGGAGACCCGAACGAAGAGTTCACGTACCTCTACGCGAGAACAATCCTCGACCTGATGACCCGCGAGCCCAACCCGAAGGGCAAGTATCTCTTGATAGGGGGCGGCATCGCCAACTTTACTGACGTGGCAAACACATTTAAGGGAATCATTCGGGCCCTGAAGGAGTACAAACAGAAGCTGATCGAGAATAAGGTAAAGATATACGTCAGGCGCGGCGGGCCAAATTATCAGGAGGGGCTGAGGATGATGAGGGAGCTTGGCAACGAGCTCGGGGTTCCTATCGAGGTATATGGACCTGAGACCCACATGACTAAGATAGTTTCAATGGCTCTGAAGGAGGGAAGCTGA